A stretch of the Coprobacillus cateniformis genome encodes the following:
- a CDS encoding ROK family protein, with protein sequence MKKLIFDVGASAIKYALMDNDAHIYEKGKEVTPHDNFEHFLTILKSIYEKYQTQIDGIALSLPGTIDSVRGQIYAPGGLSYNENINLVDKMRSFTQLPITIENDGKSAALAEVWKGNLKDCQDGIVIVVGSGLGGGIIKDGQLWKGQHLFAGEFSYIFQGEGTSFMENAWAVKGSTTALIMDVARRKNIEASQLDGYRIFQWVEALDEEACAALQTLAKNLAIGIYNLQCILDPQKILIGGGISQQPILIEKIQEELNKIYEKIPFDIPHAQIDNCCYYNDSNMIGALYNFLTMYP encoded by the coding sequence ATGAAAAAATTAATTTTTGATGTTGGTGCAAGTGCCATTAAATATGCATTGATGGATAATGATGCACATATTTATGAGAAGGGTAAAGAAGTCACACCACATGACAATTTTGAGCATTTTTTAACAATCTTGAAGTCAATCTATGAGAAATATCAAACACAAATTGATGGGATTGCCTTGAGTTTACCAGGAACTATTGATTCAGTACGTGGCCAAATCTATGCTCCTGGTGGACTTTCTTATAATGAAAATATCAATTTGGTAGATAAAATGCGTAGTTTTACACAACTTCCTATTACAATTGAAAATGATGGGAAAAGTGCAGCTTTAGCAGAAGTATGGAAAGGAAATCTTAAAGATTGTCAAGATGGGATTGTGATTGTAGTAGGAAGTGGTCTTGGTGGTGGAATTATTAAAGATGGTCAATTATGGAAAGGACAACATCTTTTTGCAGGTGAATTCTCATATATTTTCCAAGGCGAAGGAACTTCTTTTATGGAAAATGCTTGGGCGGTTAAAGGCAGTACGACAGCATTAATTATGGATGTTGCACGTCGTAAAAACATAGAGGCAAGTCAACTAGATGGTTATCGTATCTTTCAATGGGTTGAAGCATTAGATGAAGAAGCCTGTGCTGCTTTGCAAACTTTAGCGAAAAATTTAGCTATTGGTATATATAATTTACAATGTATCTTAGATCCACAAAAGATACTTATTGGTGGTGGAATTAGTCAACAGCCTATTCTCATTGAAAAAATTCAAGAAGAATTAAATAAAATCTATGAAAAAATCCCTTTTGACATTCCTCATGCTCAAATAGATAATTGTTGTTATTATAATGATTCTAACATGATTGGAGCATTGTATAATTTCTTGACTATGTATCCTTGA
- a CDS encoding MFS transporter, with product MKKNQSNITSEKIGLFEKIAYGGGDLASNLILVLSSTFVTFFYTDALGLNAAIIGMIMMVSRFLDGTSDIIMGFIVDKTRSKHGKARPWLLWLAIPITVSLILMFTVPQTGDFGKYVYVAITYNLVTTILYTAINIPYGALTSLMSRDQDQRMVINIFRMTMAQIGSLIINAITLPIVNSLGGSGDQKSWIITSVIYGIAALILFLLCFFKTKERVKVNENKEAEQKMSFITSIKFCLKNDQWLVLVIYWVIMAFGMAMSMSVGTYYAKYILGNENFAGFLMAISIVPVVIFMPLLPPLIRKIGKCKVSIIGGIISVVALSLMALNPTSMNWLLVCSLIKGIGQSATAGTIFAMVADTIEYGQWKTGVRTEGMLYSSTTFGAKIGMGVGGAIAMAILGATGYNGLLATQSESVYQVLKVLYIYIPIAFSVCMPILLKVFYKLDNIYPQVMADLQERENIVE from the coding sequence ATGAAAAAAAATCAAAGTAATATAACTTCTGAAAAAATTGGACTTTTTGAAAAGATTGCTTATGGTGGAGGAGATTTGGCAAGTAATCTTATTCTTGTTTTATCAAGTACGTTTGTCACTTTCTTCTATACAGATGCATTGGGATTAAATGCTGCAATTATTGGTATGATTATGATGGTTTCACGTTTTCTTGATGGGACAAGTGATATCATTATGGGGTTTATTGTTGATAAGACAAGATCTAAACATGGAAAAGCAAGACCGTGGTTATTATGGTTAGCAATTCCGATTACTGTCTCTCTCATATTAATGTTTACAGTTCCACAAACAGGTGATTTTGGAAAGTATGTATATGTAGCCATTACTTATAATCTAGTGACAACAATCTTGTACACAGCTATTAATATTCCATATGGAGCACTCACTTCATTAATGTCACGTGATCAGGATCAACGTATGGTTATTAATATTTTTAGAATGACGATGGCACAAATAGGTTCATTGATTATTAATGCTATTACTTTACCAATTGTTAATTCTTTAGGAGGAAGTGGTGATCAAAAATCTTGGATCATAACTTCAGTTATTTATGGGATTGCTGCTTTAATATTATTTTTGCTTTGCTTCTTTAAGACAAAGGAACGTGTGAAAGTCAATGAGAATAAGGAAGCAGAACAAAAAATGTCATTTATAACATCAATTAAGTTTTGTTTAAAAAATGATCAGTGGCTTGTTTTGGTTATTTATTGGGTTATTATGGCTTTTGGAATGGCTATGAGTATGAGTGTTGGAACATATTATGCAAAATACATTCTTGGTAATGAGAATTTTGCTGGATTCTTAATGGCTATTTCTATTGTTCCTGTTGTTATTTTTATGCCACTTCTCCCTCCACTCATCAGAAAGATAGGAAAGTGTAAGGTTTCTATTATTGGTGGTATTATCTCTGTAGTGGCTTTGTCTCTTATGGCACTCAATCCAACAAGTATGAACTGGTTACTCGTTTGTTCACTCATCAAAGGAATTGGACAATCTGCGACGGCAGGAACAATTTTTGCAATGGTTGCTGATACAATTGAATATGGACAATGGAAAACTGGTGTTCGTACAGAAGGAATGTTATATTCAAGTACAACATTTGGTGCAAAAATTGGTATGGGAGTTGGTGGTGCAATTGCTATGGCTATTTTAGGAGCCACCGGATACAATGGTTTATTAGCAACTCAAAGTGAATCTGTTTATCAAGTTCTGAAAGTCTTATATATTTATATTCCTATTGCTTTTTCAGTGTGTATGCCAATATTATTAAAAGTTTTCTATAAATTAGATAATATTTATCCACAAGTTATGGCAGATTTACAAGAACGTGAAAATATAGTGGAATAG
- a CDS encoding AraC family transcriptional regulator, whose product MDKYYHERVTLKHQIPAMIAVLDQDEIEKQFPYGAFIPMHWHRSLEISLLENAEVVLQIGEKEYFIDNDFTCVNSGTLHSLHAQSIRENPHCFIVLISYDFMKQYYSNIDNISFDLSLKDNHDDLRVLYRRLENLYLHQDEYSYLDMTACIFDIFALLLREYKIDKQYIKTKSSKNHEQMKEILTYLHEHYQEPLSLNDMAASFYMSKEHFSRQFHLYVGKTFRDYLASYRLYKAYEDIINTDMTVQDIARIHGFCNVKSFIKLFHETYHQTPLQYRKKMSRN is encoded by the coding sequence ATGGATAAATACTATCATGAAAGAGTGACATTAAAACATCAAATTCCAGCAATGATAGCTGTTCTTGATCAAGATGAAATTGAAAAACAATTTCCTTATGGGGCTTTTATTCCAATGCATTGGCATCGCAGTTTAGAAATTTCTTTATTAGAAAATGCAGAAGTTGTTTTACAGATTGGTGAAAAAGAATATTTTATTGATAATGATTTTACCTGTGTGAATAGTGGCACTCTGCATTCTTTACATGCTCAATCTATAAGAGAAAATCCACATTGTTTTATTGTTTTAATTTCTTATGATTTTATGAAACAATATTATTCGAATATTGATAATATTTCTTTTGATTTATCACTTAAAGACAATCATGATGACTTAAGAGTTTTATATCGTCGTTTAGAAAATTTGTATCTTCATCAGGATGAATATTCTTATTTAGATATGACAGCATGTATATTTGATATCTTTGCTTTATTATTAAGAGAGTATAAAATAGATAAACAATATATCAAAACAAAATCATCAAAGAATCATGAACAGATGAAAGAAATATTAACTTATTTACATGAGCATTATCAGGAACCTTTATCTTTAAATGATATGGCTGCTTCATTTTATATGAGTAAAGAACATTTCTCTAGACAATTTCATCTTTATGTTGGAAAAACATTTAGAGATTATTTGGCTTCATATCGATTGTATAAAGCATATGAAGATATTATCAATACAGATATGACTGTACAAGATATTGCACGTATTCATGGCTTTTGTAATGTCAAGTCATTCATCAAATTATTTCATGAAACCTATCATCAAACACCACTTCAATATCGTAAGAAAATGTCAAGAAATTGA
- a CDS encoding alpha/beta hydrolase yields MGKKYSEELLNKIRQKQKCVCMNGIDVIVKPIPDCDEDGMMDPRLYHDNKKMATMMRFMPKSLMKIDASPKSIDRLRGMFNGVKSEPIASDKIKVIQQTMNGMDNNDIPIQIYLPIETKEKTPVLYYIHGGGFFAGHMGVVDQLVKMIVERFHVVAVSIDYRLAPENPYPKGHQDCYEGLKWVYHHIQDYGGDNKNIFVAGDSAGGNLTQYCTTRDMEDGSHMVKGQLLLYPTVNMGGIDDDESHWSIERYHIHPKHKKVIEASLSMMGGDDGMTNMLGDILGTQDIMNRYLTPYMMDLTGLPPTFVTVGEHDFLYIECMAYAKKLVKAGVETTTVVYKGMGHAYGDNIGVYPQSEDCAMEMGKFIIKHSK; encoded by the coding sequence ATGGGTAAAAAATACAGTGAAGAGTTATTGAATAAAATTCGGCAAAAACAAAAGTGTGTATGTATGAACGGAATAGATGTTATTGTGAAACCTATTCCTGATTGTGATGAAGATGGAATGATGGATCCGCGCTTATATCATGATAATAAGAAGATGGCTACAATGATGAGATTTATGCCAAAAAGTCTTATGAAGATTGATGCTTCTCCTAAATCTATTGACCGTTTAAGAGGAATGTTTAACGGAGTCAAGAGTGAACCTATTGCTTCTGATAAAATCAAAGTGATTCAACAAACCATGAATGGAATGGATAATAATGATATCCCTATTCAAATCTACTTACCAATTGAGACAAAGGAGAAAACACCAGTCCTTTATTATATTCATGGTGGTGGGTTCTTTGCAGGTCATATGGGTGTTGTTGATCAACTGGTGAAAATGATTGTTGAAAGGTTTCATGTTGTTGCTGTTTCAATTGATTATCGCTTAGCACCAGAAAATCCTTATCCTAAGGGACATCAGGATTGTTATGAAGGATTAAAATGGGTGTATCACCATATTCAAGACTATGGTGGGGATAACAAGAATATTTTTGTGGCTGGAGATAGTGCAGGTGGAAATTTAACACAATATTGTACAACACGTGACATGGAAGATGGAAGTCATATGGTCAAAGGGCAATTGTTATTGTATCCAACGGTTAATATGGGTGGTATAGATGATGATGAATCTCATTGGAGCATAGAGCGTTATCATATACATCCTAAACATAAAAAAGTGATAGAGGCATCATTATCAATGATGGGTGGTGATGATGGTATGACCAATATGTTAGGCGATATTCTTGGAACTCAAGATATTATGAATCGCTATTTAACGCCATATATGATGGATTTAACAGGCTTACCACCAACTTTTGTGACTGTCGGTGAACATGATTTTCTCTATATAGAATGCATGGCATATGCTAAAAAATTAGTTAAAGCGGGCGTAGAAACGACAACGGTTGTTTATAAAGGAATGGGACATGCTTATGGTGATAATATTGGTGTTTATCCACAGAGTGAGGATTGTGCAATGGAAATGGGAAAGTTTATTATTAAACATAGTAAATAG